The genomic DNA CGGTGCCGGCGGTGCGGGGAGGGCGATAACGGCTCATGGCAACTTCTTGTGAGAGAGACGACTGAAGTCTATCAACCCTCGCGCAACACTGTCAGCGGACTTGCGTTGAGCGCCCGGCGCGTGCCGAACACACCGGCACCACCGATCAGTGCAGCGCCAAGCAGCGGCAGCACCAGCAGCCACGGATGCGGATGCCACGGCAGATCGAAGGCGTAGCGATACAGCACCAGACTCACCACTTCCGAACCGATGGCCGCCAGCAAACCGCTGACCGCACCGAGCAGGCCGAACTCGATTCGCCGCGCCTTGATCAGCAACTGCCGCTCCGCACCCAGCGCACGCAACAGCGCGCCTTGGCGAATGCGTTCATCCAGGGTTGCCTGCAAGCCGGAGAACAGCACGGCCATGCCCGCCGCCAAAACAAACAACAACACATATTCTACGGCCAGGGTGACCTGGGCGAGGATGCTGCGCAGTTGCTCAAGCAGCGCTTCGACCTGCAGGATGGTCACCGCCGGAAAGGCGCGCGACAACTCGACGATCTGCTGGTCGTGACCCGGGGCCAGATAGAAACTGGTCAGGTAGGTCGCCGGCAAGTCCTTCAGGGTGCCCGGCTGGAAGATCATGAAGAAGTTTGGCTGGAAGTTGTCCCAGTTGATCTCGCGCAGGCTGGTGACTTTGGCTTCACGGTTGACTCCGCCGACGCTGAACACCATGTGATCGCCGAGTTTGAGTTTCAGGCTCTCGGCGACTTTGCCTTCCACCGACACACCCGGGATTTCGTCCGACGGTTGCTCGCTCCACCACACGCCGGAAGTGAGTTTATTGCCAGCGGGCAAGTCAGCGGCCCAAGTCAGGCTCAGGTCGCGTTGCACCGCGCGGTCACCGGCGGAATCCTTGCTGACGATTTGCTGCACGGGGTCGCCGTTGATGCTGATCAACCGGCCCGGCACCACTGGATACAACGGCGCCGCTTGCGCCGAGACTTTGATCAGGTGATCGGTGAAGGCCTGTTTGTCCGCCGGCAGGATGTTCAGAGCAAAGTAGTTCGGCGCGTTTTTCGGCAACTGGTTCTGCCAGGTATCCAGCAGTTCACCACGCAGCAGCGCGATCAATGCCATCGACAGCAGGATCAGCCCAAATGCCAATGATTGGCCGGCAGCCGCCAACGGATGGCGCAACAATTGGCCGAGGCCAAGGCGCCACGGCAGCGACGCACGGGCCAGCAGGCGGCGCAAACTGTTCAGCAGCAACAGCAGCAGTCCGCCAAGGATGACGGCTGCGACGACTCCGCCGCCGAGCAGGGCGAACGTCAGCAGCAGATCAAGACTTAGACGCCACATGATCAGACCGAGGGCGCCTAATGCGGCGCCATAAACCATCCAGGTGCTCGATGGAATGGGCAGCATGTCACGGCGCAGCACACGCAGCGGTGGGACACGACCCAGCGCGGCGAGCGGCGGCAGGGCGAAGCCTGCCAGTGCCACCAGTCCGGTGCCAATTCCGGCGATCGCCGGGAACAGGCCACCCGGCGGGACATCGCTTGGCAGCAGGTCATGCAACAACGCAAACAAACCCAACTGCGCCAGCCAGCCAAGCAGCGCGCCGCTGAGACTGGCGAGCAGGCCCAGTACGGTCAACTGCACACTGAACAGCAGCATGGTTTCCTGGCGTGACAAACCGAGGCAGCGCAGCAGGGCGCTGGCATCGAAACGGCGGCTGGCGAAGCGGTTGGCTGACAGCGCCACAGCCACCCCGGCCAACAACACCGCGACCAGACTGGCCATGTTCAGATAACGCTCGGCCTTGCCCAGCGCACCGCCAATCTGCCGGTTGCCGTCGCGAGCGTCTTGAATGCGCTGATTCGCCGCCAGTCCCGGTTTGATCAGTTGCCGATAGGTTTCCAGCGCTTGTGCTTCGCCGCGCCACAGCTCTCGATAGCTCACCCGGCTGCCGGGTTGCACCACTCCAGTGGCAGCGAGGTCATCGAGGTTGATCATGACCCGTGGCGTCAGGCTATAAAAGTTGCCGGCACGATCCGGCTCATAGGTCAGCACCCGCGCCAGCTTCAGGGTTTTCATGCCGACATCGATGCTGTCGCCGATTTTCAGATCCAGTGCGGAGAGCAGGCGTGCCTCGACCCAGGCTTCGCCCGGTTGCGGTTCGCCGCCGGTTTCTTCAGTGGCGAAAGGTGCGGGTGCACTCTTCAGTTCGCCGCGTAAGGGATAGGCGCGGTCAACCGCTTTGATACTCGACAACTGTATGCCGTTGTCGGTGGCGATGACGCTGGAGAACTCCACCACTTGCGCATGATTCAGGCGCAATTCGGTGCCGCTCCTGATCTGTTCCTCACGGGCCGGCGAGCTGCCTTCCAGCACCAGATCGGCGCCGAGAAACTCGGTGGCGCGCAACATCATTGCGCCGTTGAGACGGGCGCCGAAGTAGCCGATGGCAGTGCTTGCCGCCACCGCCACAACCAATGCAAAGAACAGCACCCGCAGTTCCCCGGCGCGGGCATCGCGCAGCAGTTGGCGAATGGCGAGGCTGAACAGGCGCAACAGCGGCAAGCGTGCCATCAAGGCTCCAGAGGGGCGACCAACAGCCCGGCTTCAAGACGGATCAGGCGCCGGCAGCGATGGGCCAGGCGTTCGTCGTGGGTCACCAGCACCAGGGTGGTGCCGCGTTCCTTGTTCAATTCGAACAGCAAGTCGCTGATGCGCTCGCCGGTGTGGCTGTCGAGGTTGCCGGTGGGTTCGTCGGCGAACAACACATCAGGTTCGGCGGCAAATGCCCGGGCAATCGCTACGCGTTGTTGTTCGCCACCGGAGAGCTGACGCGGTGAATGCGTCAGGCGCTGGCCGAGGCCGACCCGTTGCAGCAATTGGGTGGCACGCTCGCGGGCGTCTTTGCGGCCATCGAGTTCCAGCGGCAGCATGACGTTTTCCAGCGCGTTGAGGCTGTCGAGCAATTGGAACGATTGGAAGACGAAACCGACATGTTCGGCACGGATGCGCGCACGCTGGTCTTCGTCAAGATTGCTCAGGCCTTGGCCGGCGAGGGTGACTTCGCCGCTGCTCGGCAGGTCGAGGCCGGCGAGCAGGCCGAGCAGGGTGGATTTGCCGGAACCGGACGCGCCGACGATAGCGAGGCTGTCGCCCTTGTTCAGTTCCAGGCTGAGTTCGTGCAGGATAGTCAGTTCACCTTCCGCGCTGGGAACCACTTTGCTGAGGTTCTTCGCGGTGAGAATGCTTGCGCCCATGGAGAATCCGATGCGTGTGTGGTTTTTGAGTGCTGGCCTGGCCTTGATGTGCATGGCCCAGAACGCAGCGGCGGGTACTGTCCTGATCGTTGGCGATAGTATCAGCGCCGGTTTCGGACTGGATACCCGCTTGGGATGGGTATCGCTGCTCGAACAACGGCTCAAACAGGAGGGTTTCGACGATAAAGTGGTCAACGCCTCCATCAGTGGCGACACCAGTGCCGGAGGCCAGGCGCGCCTGCCGGCGCTGCTTGCAGAGCATAAGCCTGAGCTGGTCATCCTCGAATTGGGAGGCAATGACGGCCTGCGCGGAATGCCGCCAGCTCAATTGCAACAAAACCTTGCGGCGATGATCGACAGCTCCCGCGAAACGGGGGCCAAGGTGTTGTTGCTCGGCATGCAATTGCCGCCCAACTACGGCAAGCGTTACACCGATGCTTTCGCCGAGGTCTACGGCAAGCTCGCCGACGATAAAAAGATCCCGCTGGTGCCGTTTTTCCTCGACGGCGTGGGCGGCCATCCGGACTTGATGCAGGCCGATGGTCTGCACCCGGCGGCAGGGGCTCAGGGCAAGTTGCTGGAAAATGTCTGGCCGACGCTAAAACCGCTGTTATGAGGCTTTTCTAGTGGCAGGCTTTCGGCTAATGTGGCGCCCCCTTATTTGGAGCCCCCGATGCCGCGTTCTGCCTGGTCCCTGTTTGCCTACCAACTGATCGAGCCTGACGAGCAGCTGGATCTGTTCGCCTGCCAGGAAGTGCGGGTGCATCTGGTGACCCGTCAACTCGAATTGGGCGGCTCGGCCGACCGCACCCTGTGCGGCAGTCTGCTGCCGGCGCAGCCGCGCTGGTCGAGCGTGGATCGCCGGGTGTTTCAGGATCAGCGCCTGTGCTCGTTGTGCCGGGCGATTCTGGAGTCGCAGAAGCGTGGGACTTCGCCGATCTGGCCGGAACTGCGTTTCGAGCTCTGACTTTGTGGGAGCGGGCTTGCTCGCGAATGCGGTATTTCAGTCGCAGTAATGTTGACTGACACGGCCCCTTCGCGAGCAAGTCGAATCGTCGCACCGCCGCTCCCACCCAAAGCACCTTGCATCGCCTGTTGCAGGGTGAGCTCCCCGAATTCCCGAGGCGCGGTGTACAATCGCGCTCTTATACCCTTGTTGATCATGCGAAGGATTTTCCGGATGTTGCCGCGCTTTCCTGCCGTCACCCGCTGCCTGTCACTTGCCGCCCTGTGTGTGGCCGGTCCCGTTGCTGCATTGGAGTTTCCCCTGCCACCACCCGGTGAAGACATCATCGGCCAGGTGCAGGTGATCAAAGCCAGGTACGAAGACACCTTCGCCGACCTGGGCACAAAGTACGATCTGGGTTATTCGGAAATGGTCGCGGCCAACCCGGGCGTCGATGCCTGGTTGCCGGGCGCCGGTACCGAAATCGTCTTGCCGACGCGTTTCATCCTGCCGCCGGGCCCGCGTGAAGGCATCGTCATCAACCTTGCCGAATACCGCCTCTACTACTTCCCGAAAGGCCGGAACGTGGTGTACACCTTCCCGCTGGGTATCGGTCGTGAGGGCTGGGGTTCGCCAATCGCGCACACCTCGATCATTGCCAAAACGCCGAACCCGACCTGGACGCCTCCGGCGTCGATCAAGGCCGAACACGCCGCTGACGGTGATCCGCTGCCAAACGTGGTGCCGGCCGGTCCCGACAACCCGCTGGGCCCGTTCAAGTTCACTCTCGGTACACCGGGCTACCTGATCCATGGTTCGAACAAGAAGTTCGGCATCGGCATGCGCACCAGCCACGGCTGCTTCCGCATGTTCAACAACAACGTGCTGGAAATGGCCAGCATGGTGCCGGTCGGTACCTCGGTGCGCATCCTCAATGATGCTTACAAGTTCGGGCGCAGCGGCGGCAAGGTCTATCTGGAAGCGCACACGCCGATCGACGACAAGGGCAACCCGTCGGTGGTCGACAAGCACACCGCTGTGATCAACGCGATGCTCAAGCGTGAAGACGTCACCAACAACCTGCGAATGAACTGGGATGTGGTGCGTGACGTGGTCGCGGCAGAAGATGGCTTGCCAACGGAAATCGGCACGCCGAATACCTCGGCGCCGATTGTCTCGAGCGCACCGATCGACTTGCAGCAGTAAGGTCTGATCCAGAACCCGCCGATGCGTGAAGCATCGGCGGGTTTTTTAATGCCCGGACAAAAGCTTCAGGCACAAAAAAGCCGACCCGAAAAACGGGTCGGCTTGATAACAATCCCGAGGGATTATTACTTGCGGCTAGCTTTGTCCAGCATGCGCAGAGCACGCTCGTTAGCTTCGTCAGCAGTCTGTTGTGCTTTTTGAGCAGCAGCCAGAGCTTCATCAGCTTTACGGTAAGCTTCGTCTGCACGAGCCTGGGAGCGAGCAGCTGCGTCTTCAGTAGCGGTCAGACGTGCTTCGGTTTCTTTCGATGCGCTGCTGCAACCGGTAGCCAGAACTGCGGCCAGAGCCAGAGCAGAGAATTTCAGAACGTTGTTCATCGTGTTCCCCTTCAAGGACTTTCAATTAAGTGGCTGTCTCCTCCGATTGAGGAAATAGCCGGCGTACATACTACCCATTACTTGTAGTAAGTAAACTGACGTAGAGCAAGAAGCAAAAAAAATTGTAGGCGTTGATTCTTTTTCGAGCAACTTTTAACTGAGCTGTTTAAAAAATATCCAGCTACAAGCCCCGAGCTGAGCGAGTTATTGAGAAAAAGTTCCCGTTGCCGCGCACTGTTTTGCAGCGGTGGGGAAAGTCTGTCTAGATGAATTTGTCCATACTTTCATACGGATTCTGCGGACGGCTTCGCTTATCTTTGTCCATGTTGAGGTGACTTTAAAAAAGGTGGCACGTCTTAAGTCTCAACATCCGGCAATGTTCAGGTAAGCGGCCCGGGATTATCTTCTCCCAAGCCATCCCTGCGTCTATCGGAGCAACCCGCCTCAACCCCCTTGATGACGAGCGCACCTTGAGCATTTTCGCCAATGGTGCCTACTATTTATCAGGTGCTCGGTTGCGCGAGATCGGTGTGGCTCTTCTCGGTGTCCATCAGGCACAGGGTGGCGTAGATGTTCCTTCGCCGGAAAAACATCGGTAAGGTAGGGGTCAGAATTCAAGACCCGCAAGGAGTAGTGATGAGCGAGGCGTTGTCCATCCACCATGACCAGGCTGGTCATCAGTTCGAGACCAGTGTGGACGGTCATCGTGCCTACCTGACATACATGGATCTGGGAAAGCAGACCCTGGATATCTATCGCACGTTTGTGCCCAACGCCCTGCGCGGCCGAGGCATTGCGGCGGCGCTGACCGAAAGCGCGCTGCAATACGCTGAAGAAATGGGTTACACGGTGATCCCGTCGTGCTCTTACGTCGAGCGCTACATGGAGCGTCATCAGCGGCGTGCCGCCAAGATCTGAACAGCACACACAAAAACGCCGGGCAATGCCCGGCGTTTTTTTATGCCTGTAAAACGCGTATCAGCTGCGCTGGCGTTTTGGCAGAACATCCTTGAGCTTGGCGTGCATGCTGCGCAGGGTGTTCTCGGTGGCGGACCAGTCGATGCAGGCATCGGTGATCGACACGCCGTATTGCAGGTCGGCGAGGTCTTTGGGGATCGCCTGGCAGCCCCAGTTCAAGTGGCTTTCGACCATCAGGCCGATGATCGACTGGTTGCCTTCGAGGATCTGGTTGGCGACGTTCTCCATCACCAGCG from Pseudomonas baetica includes the following:
- a CDS encoding GNAT family N-acetyltransferase, which translates into the protein MSEALSIHHDQAGHQFETSVDGHRAYLTYMDLGKQTLDIYRTFVPNALRGRGIAAALTESALQYAEEMGYTVIPSCSYVERYMERHQRRAAKI
- a CDS encoding ABC transporter ATP-binding protein, translating into MGASILTAKNLSKVVPSAEGELTILHELSLELNKGDSLAIVGASGSGKSTLLGLLAGLDLPSSGEVTLAGQGLSNLDEDQRARIRAEHVGFVFQSFQLLDSLNALENVMLPLELDGRKDARERATQLLQRVGLGQRLTHSPRQLSGGEQQRVAIARAFAAEPDVLFADEPTGNLDSHTGERISDLLFELNKERGTTLVLVTHDERLAHRCRRLIRLEAGLLVAPLEP
- a CDS encoding ABC transporter permease, which gives rise to MARLPLLRLFSLAIRQLLRDARAGELRVLFFALVVAVAASTAIGYFGARLNGAMMLRATEFLGADLVLEGSSPAREEQIRSGTELRLNHAQVVEFSSVIATDNGIQLSSIKAVDRAYPLRGELKSAPAPFATEETGGEPQPGEAWVEARLLSALDLKIGDSIDVGMKTLKLARVLTYEPDRAGNFYSLTPRVMINLDDLAATGVVQPGSRVSYRELWRGEAQALETYRQLIKPGLAANQRIQDARDGNRQIGGALGKAERYLNMASLVAVLLAGVAVALSANRFASRRFDASALLRCLGLSRQETMLLFSVQLTVLGLLASLSGALLGWLAQLGLFALLHDLLPSDVPPGGLFPAIAGIGTGLVALAGFALPPLAALGRVPPLRVLRRDMLPIPSSTWMVYGAALGALGLIMWRLSLDLLLTFALLGGGVVAAVILGGLLLLLLNSLRRLLARASLPWRLGLGQLLRHPLAAAGQSLAFGLILLSMALIALLRGELLDTWQNQLPKNAPNYFALNILPADKQAFTDHLIKVSAQAAPLYPVVPGRLISINGDPVQQIVSKDSAGDRAVQRDLSLTWAADLPAGNKLTSGVWWSEQPSDEIPGVSVEGKVAESLKLKLGDHMVFSVGGVNREAKVTSLREINWDNFQPNFFMIFQPGTLKDLPATYLTSFYLAPGHDQQIVELSRAFPAVTILQVEALLEQLRSILAQVTLAVEYVLLFVLAAGMAVLFSGLQATLDERIRQGALLRALGAERQLLIKARRIEFGLLGAVSGLLAAIGSEVVSLVLYRYAFDLPWHPHPWLLVLPLLGAALIGGAGVFGTRRALNASPLTVLREG
- the oprI gene encoding outer membrane lipoprotei OprI codes for the protein MNNVLKFSALALAAVLATGCSSASKETEARLTATEDAAARSQARADEAYRKADEALAAAQKAQQTADEANERALRMLDKASRK
- a CDS encoding arylesterase produces the protein MRVWFLSAGLALMCMAQNAAAGTVLIVGDSISAGFGLDTRLGWVSLLEQRLKQEGFDDKVVNASISGDTSAGGQARLPALLAEHKPELVILELGGNDGLRGMPPAQLQQNLAAMIDSSRETGAKVLLLGMQLPPNYGKRYTDAFAEVYGKLADDKKIPLVPFFLDGVGGHPDLMQADGLHPAAGAQGKLLENVWPTLKPLL
- a CDS encoding L,D-transpeptidase family protein yields the protein MLPRFPAVTRCLSLAALCVAGPVAALEFPLPPPGEDIIGQVQVIKARYEDTFADLGTKYDLGYSEMVAANPGVDAWLPGAGTEIVLPTRFILPPGPREGIVINLAEYRLYYFPKGRNVVYTFPLGIGREGWGSPIAHTSIIAKTPNPTWTPPASIKAEHAADGDPLPNVVPAGPDNPLGPFKFTLGTPGYLIHGSNKKFGIGMRTSHGCFRMFNNNVLEMASMVPVGTSVRILNDAYKFGRSGGKVYLEAHTPIDDKGNPSVVDKHTAVINAMLKREDVTNNLRMNWDVVRDVVAAEDGLPTEIGTPNTSAPIVSSAPIDLQQ